Genomic window (Desulfonatronum sp. SC1):
GGGGCCGTGCTGACCGAGGCCGTCTTCACCAGGGCGCGTTGCTCCAGGGCCGTGTTCACCAAGGCGGACGCCTGGAAGGCGGATTTCCAGGACGCGGACCTGAGCGGCGCGGATCTGAGCGAGGCGGATTTTTCCGGCGGCAATTTCGCCGGAGCGGATGTAACGGACGCCGTAGGGACGCGGACCGGATTCGACACGGCGCGCATGCCCGGCCTCAAGGCCGCGAGGGGCCGGTTTCAGGGCGCGGAATTCAACCGGGCGGACCTCACCGGCGCGGTACTGGAGCAGGCCGACCTGACCGACGCGGATTTCGATCAGGCCGTACTGCGCGGCGCGAACCTGGCCAACGCCGTGGCGGTGAACGCCCGCTTCGGCGAAGCCGACCTGACCGGCGCTGTGCTGACCGGAGCCGTGCTGCGCGAGTCCCGGGCCGATGCCGCGACCTCGTTCCGGGATTGCGACCTGCGCGGCGTGTTGGCCGACGAAGCCCAGTGGAGCGGGGCCGACCTGACCGGGGCCAACATGGAGCGGGCCAGCCTGAACACGGCGGACCTTTCCCGGGCCAACCTGCGTCGGGCCGAACTCACCCGGGCCCTGGCCCGGAACGCGGTCTTTTCCAAGGCCGTACTGGACCAGGCCGACCTGCGGATGGTCAACCTGATGGCAGCCTCCTTTGCCCAGGCCAGCCTGCGCGAAGCCCGGCTGGACGGCTCCAGCTGCTTTGGAGCGGACCTGCGCAAGGCCGTCTTGAGCGGGGCCAGCCTGGACAAGGTCAACCTGAAACGGACCATCCTCGACCTGGAGATGCTCGATGCCATCGAATGAACATAACGACCTCCTGGCCCAGGCCCGGGAAGACGGACGCCTGGAAAAGGCCGACCTGACCGGCGCGAACCTGGCCGGGGCCGACCTGTCCGGCTTGTTCCTGACGGACGTGGTCCTGGACCGGGCCGACCTGAGCGGCGCGTACCTGACCGATGCCTGGTTCAAGGGATGCTCCCTGAATGACGCCGTGCTGACCGGCACCCAATTGAACGACGTGCGTTTTGCTTCCTGTGCCCTGGACCGGGTCGATTTGAGCGACGCCAAGGCGGAAATGGCCGACTTTTCCGGCTCCAGCCTGGATGCGGCCCGGTTCCACCGGGCGGATTTGAGCCGGGCCGAACTGGACGGCAGCCCCCTGGGCCGGGCGGACTTCACCGGAGCCAGGCTGTTCCGGACTTCCCTGGCGGATACGGACCTGACCGCCGTCGTGTTCCAGGACACGGACCTGACCATGGCCTTCCTGCGCCGGGCCAAGCTGGCCGGACAGCGCTTCCCCGGCTGCACCCTGGCCCAGGCTCTGCTGGACGAGGCCGACCTTACCGGAGCCGATCTCACCGGCCTGAACATCTCTCAGGCATCCTTCTCCGGAGCCGACCTGACCGGGGCGATTCTTGAGAAGGCCCAGGGTCGCTACGCCCAGTTCGCCGAAGCCAAGGCCGGCCAGGCCCGATTTGCCCAGTCGTTCCTGGAAAGCGCCGTCTTTCCGAACGCCGACCTGACCGCCGCCGTCTTCCACGCCGCCCACCTCCATGGCGCGATCCTGGCCGACGCGAACTGCGCCAACGCGGACTTCACCAACGCCAACCTGAGCTACGCCGACTTCTCCCGAGCCAATGTCGCCTCAGCCCGCTTCACCGGGGCAAAACTGTACATGGCCAACATGCACCGCGTGGACCAGGACCAGATCCGCCAGGGCCAAGGCGACGTCTCCCATGTCCGTTCCACGGACAAGGATCTCGCTGCGGCGGAGATGTGGGTGGCCCAGGTTTAACCCGGAAAAGCCAAAGTGAACCTGCAAAATAATTGAGGACGCCATGCATCAATCCAACGTCATTCCCTTCATTCTTCCGGACCCCTCACCCCAGAGCCAGGATTATCACCACCGCATCACCCACGGACGAGTGGAGAACGTGCTTGACGACAAGTACGTGGTTCGTCTGGAGGATGGACGGGTGGTGCGGGCCGGGGTGGCTCACGGATGTCTGGCCGTGCCCGGAGTCGGGGACATGGTCCTGACCTATGCCGGGCCGGGCAAGGTCGCGTACGTGCTGACCGTGCTGGAATCCAGGCAGACCGAAACCGTGCTGGAAACCGACCGGGATCTGGTGCTCAAGGCCCCCCGTGTGCGTCTGGAAGGCGGCGAGAGCCTGGCTTTGAGCGCTCCGGACGTGGACCTTTCCGGGATACGCGGACGGCTGGGCTTTCTGAACCTGGACCTGACCGCCTCCGCCCTGACGGCCCGCATCGGACACATGGGCGCGTTCGTGGAAACCATCCGCCTCAAGGCCCGCTCCCTGATCCAGACCCTGCGCTACAGCCTACGCCGGGTCCAGGGCATGGACGCTTCCCAGGCCGGACAGATGCGCGTCAAAGTTGAGGAGTCCTACAAGCTCAAGACCGGAGCCGCGGACCTGCGGGCCGAGGGCACAATGAGCGTGGACGGGAAACGGGTGGATATTGGGTAAGGGGTAAGGGGGAAGGGGGAAGGG
Coding sequences:
- a CDS encoding pentapeptide repeat-containing protein, with product MPSNEHNDLLAQAREDGRLEKADLTGANLAGADLSGLFLTDVVLDRADLSGAYLTDAWFKGCSLNDAVLTGTQLNDVRFASCALDRVDLSDAKAEMADFSGSSLDAARFHRADLSRAELDGSPLGRADFTGARLFRTSLADTDLTAVVFQDTDLTMAFLRRAKLAGQRFPGCTLAQALLDEADLTGADLTGLNISQASFSGADLTGAILEKAQGRYAQFAEAKAGQARFAQSFLESAVFPNADLTAAVFHAAHLHGAILADANCANADFTNANLSYADFSRANVASARFTGAKLYMANMHRVDQDQIRQGQGDVSHVRSTDKDLAAAEMWVAQV
- a CDS encoding DUF3540 domain-containing protein, whose product is MHQSNVIPFILPDPSPQSQDYHHRITHGRVENVLDDKYVVRLEDGRVVRAGVAHGCLAVPGVGDMVLTYAGPGKVAYVLTVLESRQTETVLETDRDLVLKAPRVRLEGGESLALSAPDVDLSGIRGRLGFLNLDLTASALTARIGHMGAFVETIRLKARSLIQTLRYSLRRVQGMDASQAGQMRVKVEESYKLKTGAADLRAEGTMSVDGKRVDIG